The region ACCAACAAAGCTATGATGGTACTTAATGAGCAAAATATTAATACGCAATTACAAGATCTAAAAAAAGCATTTAATCAATTAGCTTTAAATAAAATTGCCTTAGAAATTCCGAAAGGTGTTATTTTTATTTCTCATGATGATATTGTGTTATTTGAAGCAGACGGTATGTATACGAAAACGTATTTAGCTAATGGTGATACGCAACTCATTTGCAAACCCTTAAAACACTTTGTAGCACAATTGCAAAGCCTACCAATTTTCTATAAGCCACATCGTTCTTACTTAATTAATTTAAAACATATACGAGAATTATCTAAAAAAGATGGTCATCATTTGGTCATGACTAACAATAAAACGATTCCTATTTCTAAGGATAAAAGAGACGAATTTATGTTAGTTTTAAGAGAGGTTTTTAATACGTAGAAGTTTTAGAAAAAATAAATGTGTTTTCAGAAATAATTTAAAAAAGATGCCTCTTCATTGAGGCATTTTTGTTTCCTAAAACATATAAGAATGAAAAAATTAAAACCAATTACAATTGTACTTTTTTTACTATCAATCTGCCTTCAGGCACAGGATGTAAAAAATCAAAGTGAAATTATTAGAAGTAAAGTTTCAAAAGGGGATTATAGAATCGTTGCAGATTTATACAACAGTCATAGTGGTGTTGTAAATATTTCAGAGATAAATTGCAGTAAAAATCAGCCCAATGAACATTTTGAGATACTATTAAAAAAATATCCAAATCACGCAAGAGAATCTGATCGTAACGCAACACAGCAATACTTTCCTGATAATATTGCCTTTCCTATTACTTATTACGCAAGTACTTATGAAGGAAACAAAAAATTGCAAAAGGCAGTAGGATATGTAGTTAGAGAGGGGAGAAATGTGGGTGATGATAGAATTGCATTTGTTGGTGATTACTTGTTTATGCTTCAAAATTGGAAGAATAAAGACAGTTATGAGGTAAGATGGGTTCTTAAAATACCAAAAGTAGAAGAAGAAAAACCTGAAGATAAAACGAGAACCAAGAAAAAGAAAAAAGGTTTTTTTAAATCACTGAAAAATAATATTAAAAACGCGAAATCCATTGGTGGAGGTGTTTCAATTGAAAAAGTAAAGGCAGAAGTTTTACAACCATATTTAGACGAAGCTACTAAAAAACAGCAGACTTATTATGTAAGTTGGATAAAGAAATCTGAAAATACCAAAACCAAAAAATATATTGATGATAAGCGAGCAATGATGAAAAAGGCAATGAAGCAATATAACGATGACATCTTCAATAGCCCAGAATAT is a window of Polaribacter litorisediminis DNA encoding:
- a CDS encoding LytR/AlgR family response regulator transcription factor, with translation MKALIIDDENKARRLLEQLLIEQCTEIETILQATDLESGIKIIKSDKPDIVYLDIEMPKYSGLQILELLEGYVVDFQIIFTTAYNQYAVDAFKLSAIDYLLKPIDRKELQIATNKAMMVLNEQNINTQLQDLKKAFNQLALNKIALEIPKGVIFISHDDIVLFEADGMYTKTYLANGDTQLICKPLKHFVAQLQSLPIFYKPHRSYLINLKHIRELSKKDGHHLVMTNNKTIPISKDKRDEFMLVLREVFNT